The Deltaproteobacteria bacterium genome includes a window with the following:
- a CDS encoding TRAP transporter fused permease subunit — protein sequence MMRYLDDGQWKSHLIPLIAFVMSTYQFTVGWVGEPIAEIHRPTHLAFILVILYVGRILKNPRGWTGPGSLLSMGAAAIGIGAAAYLVANSEYVGQRMVYVTPVTPAEFLFGGALILVLLDAAWRAVGWLLAAVAAVFVLYTQLGPYLAPPFWHNGYEFARVVEHAYLTVDGIWTTPLAVSAGNVFLFVLFGATLLSSGAGRFFTDLANALTGRQVGGAAKTAVVGSAFMGTLSGSAAANVVTTGTLTIAAMRAAGYRKSFAAGVEACASCGGQITPPVMGAAAFIMVELIGVPYTTIITIAAVPAGLYFLACFITVDLEARRLGLRPGVDQDFPKVWQVVKERGYLLLSIVAMLYYLFQGYPPQTAAFWSIVYLICLVVIFDAEGRRTWVLALVPVAFAGWLLYWEFRTIPALTGALLTAAAVMLAIDGGVRGRFVRIIWNAWIEAPRMMIPVAVATAVGGLIIGMVTLTGLGERLSAVVLWAGQGSLLLTLLFTMIAAVIMGMGMPIAGAYVVLAALLAPALEEMLVPIYTAAYGLDTGAAVTLALLSSHLFIIYSASWANLTPPVAIAVYAAAAIADSEPWETCVQALKVGLPIFILPFLFVYGPELLFQFELTRIVYTTATAAMGIFAFGMGSIGWMLAPLSVPVRLCAIGTGILLMAPEVASDAAGAVLLVLLLTYQYRRHRSRPAEAGASSTDTSRLPRQGGDPA from the coding sequence ATGATGCGGTACCTCGACGACGGTCAGTGGAAGAGCCACCTCATTCCGCTGATCGCGTTCGTCATGTCGACGTACCAGTTCACAGTGGGCTGGGTGGGCGAACCGATCGCGGAGATCCATCGTCCCACCCACCTTGCCTTCATTTTGGTCATCCTCTACGTCGGCCGCATCCTGAAAAACCCGCGCGGCTGGACCGGCCCCGGGAGCCTGTTGTCCATGGGCGCGGCCGCGATAGGCATCGGCGCGGCCGCCTACCTCGTGGCGAACTCCGAATACGTCGGGCAGCGCATGGTCTACGTCACGCCGGTGACTCCGGCGGAGTTCCTGTTCGGCGGGGCCCTGATCCTGGTCCTGCTGGACGCGGCCTGGCGGGCCGTGGGCTGGCTGCTGGCCGCCGTGGCCGCGGTCTTCGTTCTCTACACCCAACTGGGACCGTATCTGGCGCCGCCCTTCTGGCACAACGGCTACGAGTTCGCCAGGGTCGTCGAGCACGCCTACCTGACCGTGGACGGCATCTGGACCACACCCCTCGCCGTCTCCGCCGGCAACGTGTTCCTGTTCGTGCTCTTCGGAGCCACGTTGCTCTCGTCGGGAGCGGGGCGTTTCTTCACCGACCTGGCGAACGCGCTGACGGGACGTCAGGTGGGCGGAGCCGCCAAGACCGCGGTGGTGGGCAGCGCCTTCATGGGGACCCTTTCCGGGAGCGCCGCCGCCAACGTCGTGACCACCGGCACCCTGACCATCGCGGCCATGCGTGCCGCGGGATACAGGAAGAGCTTCGCGGCGGGCGTCGAGGCCTGCGCGTCGTGCGGCGGCCAGATCACGCCCCCCGTCATGGGGGCGGCGGCCTTCATCATGGTGGAGCTGATCGGCGTGCCCTACACGACCATCATCACCATCGCGGCCGTGCCCGCCGGGCTGTATTTCCTGGCATGTTTCATCACCGTCGACCTCGAAGCGCGCCGCCTGGGCCTGCGTCCGGGGGTGGACCAGGACTTTCCGAAGGTCTGGCAGGTGGTCAAGGAACGCGGCTACCTGCTGCTTTCCATCGTCGCGATGCTCTACTACCTGTTCCAGGGTTACCCGCCCCAGACCGCGGCCTTCTGGTCCATCGTCTACCTGATCTGCCTCGTGGTGATCTTCGATGCGGAGGGACGGCGGACATGGGTGCTCGCGCTCGTTCCCGTGGCGTTCGCTGGTTGGTTGCTCTACTGGGAGTTCAGAACCATCCCGGCACTGACCGGCGCGCTCCTTACCGCCGCGGCCGTCATGCTGGCCATCGACGGCGGGGTGCGCGGTCGGTTCGTCCGGATCATATGGAACGCCTGGATCGAGGCGCCGCGGATGATGATCCCCGTCGCCGTGGCCACCGCGGTGGGCGGCCTGATCATCGGCATGGTCACGCTCACCGGACTCGGCGAGCGGCTGAGCGCGGTCGTCCTCTGGGCGGGTCAGGGCTCGCTCTTGCTGACGCTGCTCTTCACCATGATCGCCGCGGTGATCATGGGGATGGGCATGCCCATCGCGGGAGCCTACGTGGTGCTGGCGGCACTTCTGGCCCCGGCCCTGGAGGAAATGCTGGTGCCCATCTACACGGCGGCGTACGGTCTCGATACCGGCGCCGCCGTGACCCTGGCGCTCCTGTCATCGCACTTGTTCATCATCTACTCCGCGTCGTGGGCCAATCTGACGCCGCCGGTAGCCATCGCGGTCTATGCCGCCGCGGCCATCGCCGATTCCGAACCCTGGGAAACCTGCGTGCAGGCGCTCAAGGTGGGCCTGCCGATCTTCATACTGCCGTTCCTGTTCGTCTACGGCCCGGAGCTGCTGTTCCAGTTCGAGCTGACGCGCATCGTCTACACGACCGCCACGGCGGCGATGGGAATCTTCGCCTTCGGCATGGGCAGCATCGGCTGGATGCTCGCTCCGCTGAGTGTTCCCGTGCGCTTGTGCGCCATCGGCACCGGGATCCTGCTGATGGCCCCCGAAGTCGCCTCCGACGCCGCGGGCGCGGTCCTGCTCGTCCTGCTCCTGACCTACCAGTACCGGCGCCACCGCTCCCGCCCCGCGGAGGCCGGCGCCTCCTCCACTGACACGAGCCGGTTGCCGCGCCAAGGAGGAGATCCCGCATGA
- a CDS encoding hydantoinase/oxoprolinase family protein — protein MSRLSLGIDIGGTFSDLVVYDADREGLFSHKELTTHDDPARGVLAGVETLLDGHGLPGSRIDRVVHATTLFTNALVEHKGAVTGLLTTAGFRDVIEIGRERRFELYDLEIRRPEPLVPRNLRRDVAERMDKHGRVRVPLDLDRLLAETRLLADQGVSSIAIVFLHSYANPAHERMAADAIRKRFPDMSISCSYEIAPVIRENERASTTVANAFVKPLANRYFHRLETELAKRGVTAPILMMLPSGGLTSLADVKLAPIKVLESGPAAGVIAAAQFGAEDSFRDLMAFDMGGTTAKLCVVEDGEPSITYLFEAARQKRFLKGSGMPIRISTVELIEIGAGGGSIAHRDHLGLMKVGPQSAGADPGPAAYGLGGKDPTVTDANFVLGYLNPDGFAGGSITIEPGKAGKAIARLARESSLPAERVAWGIVDVVNENMAGAARVHIAEHGRDPSHFVLVATGGGGPLHGYYVGKKLGVRQVLCPSGAGVASAIGLLRAPARVDEMKSVVVPLETLDWRGLEEAFVELENKAGALLATTGADARSSRVQRLADIRFVGQAFEIVVGLPDGPYTRTSRPAIMRAFERRYVEKYSRSPRNTQVEIINIRVSVTADAEDFPVSGPNGAPAARATALKGRRKVFFPEYGKFRNTPVYDRLLLRAGQSFDGPAVIEEPMSTIVVGPGGRFTVRKTGHVLVDIP, from the coding sequence ATGAGCCGGCTGAGTCTGGGCATCGACATCGGCGGAACGTTCTCCGACCTTGTCGTCTACGACGCGGACCGTGAGGGACTCTTCTCCCACAAGGAGTTGACGACACACGACGATCCGGCCAGAGGCGTGCTGGCCGGCGTGGAGACCCTCCTGGACGGACACGGGCTACCGGGCAGCCGCATCGACCGCGTCGTCCACGCAACGACGCTCTTCACCAACGCCCTGGTGGAGCACAAGGGAGCGGTCACCGGGTTGCTCACCACCGCCGGGTTCCGGGACGTGATCGAGATCGGGAGGGAGCGGCGCTTCGAGCTGTACGATCTCGAGATCCGGCGGCCCGAACCGCTGGTGCCGCGCAACCTGCGGCGCGATGTTGCCGAGCGAATGGACAAGCATGGTCGTGTCCGGGTTCCCCTGGACCTCGACAGGCTTCTGGCCGAGACCCGGTTGTTGGCGGACCAGGGAGTCTCGTCCATCGCCATCGTCTTCCTCCATTCGTACGCCAATCCGGCGCACGAGCGCATGGCCGCGGACGCCATCCGAAAGCGGTTCCCCGACATGAGCATCAGTTGCTCGTACGAGATCGCGCCGGTCATCCGGGAGAACGAGAGGGCCTCCACCACCGTCGCCAACGCCTTCGTCAAACCGTTGGCCAACCGCTATTTCCACAGGCTGGAGACCGAGTTGGCGAAACGCGGGGTGACGGCCCCGATCCTGATGATGCTCCCAAGCGGCGGCCTCACCAGCCTCGCCGACGTCAAGTTGGCCCCCATCAAGGTGTTGGAGTCGGGGCCCGCGGCCGGCGTGATCGCCGCGGCGCAGTTCGGCGCGGAAGACAGCTTTCGGGACCTCATGGCCTTCGACATGGGGGGCACGACGGCCAAGCTGTGCGTGGTGGAGGATGGAGAGCCGTCCATCACCTATCTGTTCGAGGCGGCGCGGCAGAAGCGGTTCCTCAAGGGCAGCGGCATGCCCATCCGCATCTCCACGGTGGAGCTCATCGAGATCGGCGCGGGCGGCGGTTCCATCGCGCATCGGGATCACCTGGGCCTCATGAAGGTGGGACCGCAAAGCGCCGGGGCCGATCCGGGACCGGCCGCCTACGGCCTCGGCGGGAAGGACCCGACGGTGACCGACGCCAACTTCGTGCTGGGATATCTGAATCCCGACGGCTTTGCCGGCGGCAGCATCACCATCGAGCCGGGCAAGGCCGGGAAGGCCATCGCCAGGCTCGCCCGGGAAAGCTCACTGCCGGCCGAGCGCGTGGCCTGGGGCATCGTCGACGTGGTCAACGAGAACATGGCCGGCGCGGCCCGGGTGCACATAGCGGAGCACGGCCGGGACCCCTCCCACTTCGTGCTCGTCGCCACCGGCGGCGGCGGCCCGCTGCATGGGTACTACGTGGGCAAGAAGCTGGGGGTCCGGCAGGTGCTGTGTCCGTCGGGCGCGGGCGTCGCCTCGGCCATCGGTCTGTTGCGCGCGCCGGCGCGCGTGGACGAAATGAAATCCGTCGTCGTCCCCCTCGAAACCCTCGACTGGCGGGGACTGGAGGAGGCTTTCGTGGAGTTGGAGAACAAGGCCGGGGCGCTGCTCGCCACCACCGGAGCGGACGCCCGGAGCTCCCGGGTTCAGCGGCTGGCGGACATCCGCTTCGTGGGCCAGGCGTTCGAGATCGTGGTCGGTCTCCCGGACGGACCCTACACCCGGACAAGCCGTCCGGCCATCATGAGGGCCTTCGAACGGCGCTACGTCGAGAAGTATTCCCGGAGCCCGCGCAACACCCAGGTGGAAATCATCAACATCCGCGTATCGGTAACCGCCGACGCCGAGGACTTCCCGGTCTCCGGACCGAACGGGGCGCCGGCAGCGCGGGCCACGGCCCTGAAGGGCCGGCGGAAGGTCTTCTTCCCCGAGTACGGGAAGTTCCGCAACACGCCCGTCTATGACAGACTCCTCTTGCGGGCGGGCCAGTCATTCGACGGCCCGGCCGTGATCGAGGAGCCCATGTCCACCATCGTGGTGGGTCCGGGGGGACGGTTCACCGTGCGCAAGACCGGACACGTCCTGGTCGACATTCCATGA
- a CDS encoding TAXI family TRAP transporter solute-binding subunit gives MFMSHRIKSHVVRSLVAIAALLIAMTGAQALAQSKPAKVSISAANPGAPWGIIGASFSQIMNQQGVKSNVELGGALSNVVTVSDGRTQLGFTAAAVIPLAQQGQKPFPRKIDNVRSIAAVMTNATHILVTNESGVKSLKDLKGRRFVSQPVGNVSQYAFQLILESQGLKESDLQLMRGGQRFGADTVKNRKATGFTATAVFPAGNFANAFRSVPSNFLDIDEETFKYVNGKNPGLFRLSIPANTYEGQTKPIRTVATRALLIVRDDMPEEHAYWLTKTLVENLPTLRKSHKAVRRLDLNIMANPPALPLHAGAKRYYTEAGALK, from the coding sequence ATGTTCATGTCCCATCGGATCAAGTCGCACGTCGTGAGGTCGCTGGTCGCCATCGCGGCCTTGCTCATCGCCATGACCGGCGCTCAGGCCTTGGCCCAGAGCAAGCCGGCGAAGGTCTCCATCAGTGCCGCCAACCCCGGCGCGCCGTGGGGTATCATCGGCGCATCGTTTTCCCAAATCATGAACCAGCAAGGCGTGAAGTCCAACGTCGAGCTGGGCGGGGCTCTTTCCAACGTCGTGACCGTGTCCGACGGCCGCACCCAGTTGGGCTTTACCGCGGCCGCGGTCATTCCGCTTGCGCAGCAAGGCCAGAAGCCGTTCCCGCGGAAGATCGACAACGTTCGGTCGATCGCCGCGGTCATGACCAACGCGACGCACATCCTGGTGACCAACGAGTCCGGGGTGAAATCGCTCAAGGACCTGAAGGGCCGCCGGTTCGTCAGCCAACCGGTTGGCAACGTCAGCCAGTATGCGTTTCAACTGATCCTTGAGTCCCAGGGACTCAAGGAAAGCGACCTTCAATTGATGCGCGGCGGACAGCGGTTCGGAGCGGACACGGTCAAGAACCGCAAGGCCACCGGCTTCACGGCGACCGCGGTATTCCCCGCGGGCAACTTCGCCAACGCCTTTCGCAGCGTCCCGTCCAATTTCCTCGATATCGACGAGGAGACCTTCAAGTACGTCAACGGAAAGAACCCGGGTCTCTTCCGGCTCAGCATTCCGGCAAACACCTACGAGGGCCAGACCAAACCCATTCGTACCGTCGCCACCCGTGCGCTGCTCATCGTGCGGGACGACATGCCGGAAGAGCATGCCTACTGGCTGACCAAGACGCTCGTCGAGAACCTGCCCACGCTGCGCAAGAGCCACAAGGCCGTGCGCCGCCTCGACCTGAACATCATGGCGAACCCGCCCGCCTTGCCGCTCCACGCCGGCGCCAAACGCTACTACACCGAGGCCGGCGCCCTGAAGTAG
- a CDS encoding aminotransferase class V-fold PLP-dependent enzyme — protein sequence MSSIADIRSDFPALDDSIYLNVAARGLLSRTARQALGDLADGHMHGTAVKEDWIALGGRARSGFARIYHAEPDEIAFTKNVSDGLNTIAGALPWGSGDNMVFCPDFEHPNNVYTWLNLKRRDVDVRMVPLRDNALDVDGLIERLDTRTRLLTVSSVSFCTGFRADLKRLGETCRSNGTFFLVDAAQSSGIIDVDVHDCHIDGLATSTSKGLLGLYGQGFLYCDRAWIERLTPAYLSRFGIDAGGIHESEMGPLDYSLYPSARRFEVGNMNWPGIITVDASMQQLLEVGGAAIEEHAVALSKRLSDGFGDLGYPVQQPPDEASRSHIVTVGNRTEHGARKTESTHLNRLSEALTRSGVVHSVRRGVLRFATHMYNNDQDVDHVLDIARGFRDMGGPGPG from the coding sequence ATGTCCAGTATCGCTGACATCCGTTCCGATTTCCCGGCGCTCGATGACTCCATCTACCTGAACGTCGCGGCGCGCGGCCTGCTGTCACGGACCGCCCGTCAGGCGCTTGGCGACCTCGCCGACGGCCACATGCACGGGACCGCGGTCAAGGAGGACTGGATCGCGCTGGGAGGCCGGGCGCGGTCCGGCTTCGCCCGGATCTACCATGCCGAGCCCGACGAGATCGCCTTCACCAAGAACGTCTCCGACGGCCTGAACACCATCGCGGGCGCGCTTCCATGGGGCTCCGGCGACAACATGGTCTTTTGCCCGGACTTCGAGCATCCCAACAACGTGTACACCTGGCTCAACCTGAAGCGCCGCGACGTGGACGTTCGGATGGTGCCGTTGCGGGACAACGCCCTGGACGTGGACGGCCTGATCGAGCGGCTGGACACGCGCACCCGGCTCCTGACGGTGTCGTCCGTAAGCTTTTGCACCGGGTTCAGGGCCGACCTCAAACGGCTGGGAGAGACCTGTCGGTCCAACGGCACGTTCTTCCTGGTGGACGCGGCGCAGTCCTCGGGCATCATCGACGTGGACGTCCATGATTGCCACATCGACGGCCTCGCCACATCCACCAGCAAGGGCCTGCTGGGACTCTACGGGCAGGGTTTCCTCTACTGTGATCGGGCCTGGATAGAGCGCCTCACGCCCGCCTATCTCAGCCGGTTCGGCATCGATGCGGGCGGCATCCACGAATCCGAGATGGGTCCCCTCGACTACTCGCTCTACCCCAGTGCCCGCAGGTTCGAGGTGGGCAACATGAACTGGCCCGGCATCATCACCGTCGATGCTTCCATGCAACAGTTGCTCGAGGTTGGCGGCGCCGCGATCGAGGAGCACGCGGTGGCGCTGTCCAAACGCCTGTCCGACGGATTCGGTGACCTCGGCTATCCGGTTCAACAGCCGCCCGACGAAGCATCCCGCAGCCATATCGTGACGGTGGGAAACCGCACCGAGCATGGCGCCCGCAAGACCGAGAGCACCCACCTGAACCGGCTGTCCGAGGCTCTGACGCGGTCCGGAGTCGTCCACTCGGTCCGGCGCGGGGTTCTGCGTTTCGCCACCCATATGTACAACAACGACCAGGACGTCGATCACGTGCTGGATATTGCCCGGGGTTTCCGTGACATGGGAGGGCCGGGGCCGGGCTAG
- a CDS encoding Xaa-Pro peptidase family protein, with amino-acid sequence MWINEPRAKRLLAAHDLDGLLAATNIPNVFYLSGVWRRQDIAAVVTRDAVTAPWLVIPRSEVDYMVDTVPPAGGVTYGTFHRVMEDNGPLTPREQRIRELGIDPEPVTNFFEGLVRTLENAALDRSRLGYDERGLDPALAERLRERFPHLELVPAMAVFREIRMVKSPAEIERMTEAVRVTEQSIYEAAHEAREGMTEAEMCLAFDLGQVRRGAEPNMNHVGFGRSAALGMTNMPDDTLKVGDMIRFDVGCLYKGYLTDMSRTFSFGPPDDKFSRYYNAVLKGQDLALSLVKPGKVASEIFHDTVAEVRETGIPHYARQHVGHGIGLGLGGYDRPTIAPSDDTPLEADMVLCIETPYYEMGWGSVQVEDMIVVTEDGYRRLTSVPRHLQVLEPRS; translated from the coding sequence ATGTGGATCAACGAACCGCGCGCCAAGCGGCTGCTGGCCGCACACGACCTCGACGGCCTGCTGGCCGCCACCAATATTCCCAACGTCTTCTACCTGAGCGGGGTGTGGCGCCGGCAGGATATCGCCGCCGTGGTCACCCGCGACGCGGTGACCGCGCCCTGGCTGGTGATTCCCCGGTCCGAGGTGGACTACATGGTGGACACGGTGCCGCCGGCGGGGGGGGTGACCTACGGCACCTTCCACCGGGTCATGGAGGACAACGGGCCGCTCACGCCGCGTGAGCAGCGCATCCGCGAACTCGGCATCGACCCGGAGCCGGTGACCAACTTCTTCGAGGGCCTCGTGCGCACGCTGGAGAACGCGGCGCTCGACCGCAGTCGGCTCGGCTACGACGAGCGAGGCCTGGATCCGGCGCTGGCAGAGCGCCTTCGGGAACGGTTCCCGCACCTGGAGCTGGTGCCCGCCATGGCCGTGTTCCGCGAGATCCGCATGGTCAAGAGCCCGGCCGAGATCGAGCGCATGACCGAGGCGGTCAGGGTCACGGAGCAGTCCATCTACGAGGCCGCCCACGAGGCCCGCGAGGGCATGACCGAGGCGGAGATGTGCCTGGCCTTCGACCTGGGCCAGGTACGGCGCGGCGCCGAACCCAACATGAACCACGTGGGTTTCGGCCGCAGCGCCGCCCTGGGCATGACCAACATGCCCGACGACACCCTCAAGGTCGGCGACATGATCCGTTTCGACGTCGGATGCCTCTACAAAGGCTACCTCACCGACATGTCGCGGACCTTTTCATTCGGTCCGCCGGACGACAAATTCTCCAGATATTACAATGCTGTACTCAAAGGCCAAGATCTGGCCCTGAGCCTTGTCAAGCCGGGCAAGGTGGCCTCCGAGATCTTCCACGACACCGTGGCCGAGGTGCGCGAAACCGGCATCCCGCACTACGCCCGCCAGCACGTGGGGCACGGCATCGGCCTGGGCCTGGGCGGCTACGACCGGCCCACCATCGCCCCGAGCGACGACACCCCGCTGGAGGCCGACATGGTGCTGTGCATCGAGACCCCGTACTACGAAATGGGCTGGGGCAGCGTCCAGGTGGAGGACATG
- a CDS encoding hydantoinase B/oxoprolinase family protein: MRNGTKSRATGKVRTAGAGSARGNGREAFDSITLELAWTRLVSATDEAAETLKRTSFSTLVNESNDYAVVITDSKGDLIVQNTDSIPAFIGTLPVTVKHFVHEFDEELQEGDVLATNYPWIASGHLNDITLVKPLFRDGKVFAYAGSCAHAPDIGGRARSQESREVFEEGFMIPPMKVFRAGEPDHTFFKLFLFASRMPDETEGDIWAALNALKRAEQRVGEILDDYRLKDLDGVSHEINKRGETAMRKAIRALPDGVYRSGFETDGFEDPLHFETRITIRGGRMLLDYENTSAAVPRAINCPMTYTFAMTAYALKCLLLPELPNCEGPLRCIEVHAPEGCILNPSYPSAVGCRTAVGQYVPPLIYAALAKIVPERVMAAPGSPLWSCVQSGRRPNGKAYTNVLFFNGGMGATAAKDGEPCYSWPSNVSNVPVEMTEAMSPLFVHHKALVPDSGGKGKHRGGLGIETLFEVESETPVTLGFIAERVAFPAPGLLGGKDGGKGLVRIDGKNVDHRNDHFLGKGGTVLMRTPGGGGLGPPSKRSGKLIERDKELGYITRW, from the coding sequence ATGCGGAACGGAACCAAAAGCAGGGCAACCGGAAAGGTCCGGACCGCCGGCGCGGGCAGCGCCCGCGGGAACGGCCGGGAGGCGTTCGATTCCATCACGCTGGAACTGGCCTGGACGCGGCTCGTCTCGGCCACCGACGAGGCCGCGGAGACCCTCAAGCGCACCTCCTTCTCCACGCTGGTGAACGAGTCCAACGACTACGCCGTGGTCATCACGGACTCTAAGGGCGACCTCATCGTCCAGAACACGGACAGCATCCCCGCGTTCATCGGCACGCTTCCCGTGACCGTGAAGCACTTCGTCCACGAGTTCGACGAGGAGTTGCAGGAAGGCGATGTCCTCGCCACCAACTACCCCTGGATCGCATCCGGACACCTCAACGACATCACGCTCGTCAAGCCCCTGTTCCGCGACGGCAAGGTGTTCGCGTACGCCGGAAGCTGCGCCCACGCGCCCGACATCGGCGGACGAGCGCGGTCCCAGGAATCCCGGGAAGTGTTCGAAGAGGGTTTCATGATCCCGCCGATGAAGGTCTTCCGGGCGGGAGAGCCAGACCACACGTTCTTCAAGCTGTTCCTCTTCGCTTCACGCATGCCGGATGAAACCGAGGGTGACATCTGGGCCGCCCTCAACGCCCTGAAGCGAGCGGAACAGCGGGTCGGCGAGATCCTGGACGACTACCGTCTCAAGGACCTCGACGGCGTCTCCCACGAGATCAACAAGCGCGGGGAGACGGCCATGCGGAAGGCGATCCGCGCGCTGCCGGACGGCGTCTACCGCTCCGGGTTCGAGACCGACGGCTTCGAGGACCCGCTTCACTTCGAGACTCGCATCACCATCAGGGGCGGCCGCATGCTCCTGGACTACGAGAACACCTCCGCCGCGGTCCCGCGGGCCATCAACTGCCCCATGACCTATACCTTCGCCATGACGGCCTACGCCTTGAAGTGCCTGTTGCTGCCGGAGCTTCCCAACTGCGAAGGACCACTCCGCTGCATCGAGGTGCACGCTCCCGAAGGCTGCATCCTCAACCCGTCCTATCCGTCCGCCGTGGGCTGCCGGACCGCCGTGGGGCAATACGTGCCTCCGCTGATCTACGCGGCCTTGGCCAAGATCGTGCCGGAACGGGTCATGGCCGCTCCGGGGTCGCCGCTATGGAGCTGTGTGCAAAGCGGCCGCCGGCCCAACGGCAAAGCGTACACCAACGTGCTGTTCTTCAACGGCGGCATGGGCGCCACCGCGGCCAAGGACGGCGAACCCTGCTACTCCTGGCCGAGCAACGTCTCCAACGTGCCCGTGGAGATGACCGAGGCCATGAGCCCGCTGTTCGTTCACCACAAGGCGCTGGTGCCGGACAGCGGGGGCAAGGGGAAACATCGAGGCGGCCTGGGCATCGAGACCCTGTTCGAGGTCGAATCCGAAACGCCGGTGACCCTGGGCTTCATCGCGGAACGGGTCGCCTTTCCCGCGCCGGGCCTGCTCGGCGGCAAGGACGGCGGCAAGGGGCTGGTCCGGATCGACGGCAAGAACGTCGACCACCGCAACGACCACTTTCTCGGCAAGGGCGGGACGGTGCTGATGCGCACGCCGGGCGGCGGCGGGCTGGGACCGCCGTCAAAGCGCTCCGGGAAGCTCATCGAGCGCGACAAGGAGCTCGGTTACATCACCCGATGGTGA
- a CDS encoding LysR substrate-binding domain-containing protein, translating to MNLRQIEAFRTVMIAGSVTGAAEALAISQPAVSRLIADLEYSLGFDLFDRRRGHALQPTEEAEALYREVDKAFVSLDHLMKAGRDIQSLRRGYLRVVGPPFVSNGLLTEAAATFLDSFPDVSVSIEARPHNEVVEMIALRQQDVGVAVLPVKHPAIDVQRLADYRAVCVVAEGSPLAGQRSIRLESLESEDLISATAGTQIHLMTEHAFRQCGISPRIRVDARTQEAACYMVAQGKGVAILSEPLPAHIRDYRGTVIKPISPALPVSLGILTSNLRAPSRRVREFVNAVKAIGAGSPRPPGRSQRSAAPGFGGSAS from the coding sequence GTGAACCTGCGGCAAATCGAAGCCTTCCGAACGGTGATGATCGCTGGCAGCGTCACCGGCGCCGCGGAGGCGCTGGCCATCTCCCAACCCGCGGTCAGCCGGCTTATCGCCGACCTGGAGTATTCTCTGGGATTCGACCTGTTCGACCGGCGGCGCGGCCATGCGCTGCAACCCACCGAGGAGGCCGAGGCCCTGTACCGGGAAGTCGACAAGGCCTTTGTCAGCCTCGATCACCTGATGAAGGCCGGCCGGGACATCCAGTCCCTGCGTCGTGGATACCTTCGCGTGGTGGGGCCGCCCTTCGTCTCGAACGGTCTGCTGACGGAGGCCGCCGCAACGTTTCTGGATTCGTTCCCGGACGTCTCGGTGTCCATCGAGGCTCGCCCCCACAACGAGGTGGTCGAAATGATCGCCCTGCGCCAGCAGGACGTGGGCGTCGCGGTCCTGCCGGTGAAGCACCCGGCCATCGATGTCCAGCGACTCGCCGACTACAGGGCCGTATGCGTGGTGGCGGAGGGCAGCCCTCTTGCCGGACAGAGGAGCATTCGACTGGAGTCGCTGGAGAGCGAGGACCTGATTTCGGCCACGGCGGGAACCCAGATCCATCTGATGACGGAGCACGCCTTCAGGCAATGCGGCATCAGCCCACGAATCCGGGTCGACGCGAGGACCCAGGAGGCCGCCTGCTACATGGTTGCCCAGGGAAAGGGCGTTGCGATACTGTCCGAGCCTCTTCCCGCCCATATCCGCGACTACCGCGGCACCGTCATCAAGCCGATCTCTCCGGCCCTGCCGGTGAGCCTGGGTATCCTGACCTCGAACCTCCGGGCTCCGTCCAGAAGGGTGAGGGAGTTCGTGAATGCCGTGAAGGCCATCGGCGCGGGTAGCCCGCGCCCACCAGGCCGGAGTCAACGGTCCGCCGCCCCCGGCTTCGGAGGGTCCGCTTCGTAG